Within Mytilus edulis chromosome 10, xbMytEdul2.2, whole genome shotgun sequence, the genomic segment TCGTTTGTCTTTGTTGGTATCGATTTGTTTCTCCAAATAAACTCTACGTCAAGATGCAGTTTGATTTGTTCAGTTctttgttttgctttacatgACTAATTTGGCTAGTATCATTGTAGGGAAAGCAAATATTCTAACCAATATAAGGAGGACAatctaataacttttttaatccTATATTGTagatatatactatatataaaagcgatgtggtatgattttcattgagacaactattcaccagagaCCAACATGACGTAGATTATAacattataggtcaccgtacggccctaAACAAACCACAAACACCCATATCTTTTAGCAAACTTAAAAttctttgacataaaaaaaatataaaacaattcagaagAGTAATCCGAACGGCATGAAAGGGACGAAATCCAAAACCAAAACCCGATATTATAAATAGCAGCACGCAACAACGAATGCATTATATGCTGATGACTTAAAGAATATGGAGGCCTTAAAACGTTTGCAGGTGCATAACTTGGGACTGTACAACAGCAGGAAGTAAGAATAGACTGTATACTTGGGACTGTACAACAGCAGGAAGTAAGAATACACTACATGTAAGAAAGGCGGAAGGTATTAAAGCTATATTAAAACTCTTAAGTAGGCGTTAAAACGAAAATCGTCCttaaaacagatattccataactaTCAACTTGTAAtggaaaaatagattttttttggaAGGATTACTTTAGTTTAAACACTTGGCACCCATACCATACGATAGCAATTCACACAAAAAACTTCATTATAGTATAATTCGATAACGTACCGTGCAACGGAAAACATATCCTAAGGCAGCATTGACTGGAGAGACAGATACAGTCTCACTAGGATCACAACACTTTAGTGAAGAACACGGCATGTCATAAAATGCGTAACCCAGTGTACCGTTGCAACAGGCACCAGTGGAATCAAATTCATATAtctacaaaaaataatatatatacaataagttGATATATATCATAATACGTTTAAGCGTTTGTATTCTAACACTTGGTAAAACATACTTGTAACTATGTAATAACGAACATTCCAGTTGTTTTTTACttgttcattttgtttataaacaCTATTGTCAGACCAACAGCTAACGTTTTTTAAATAACAAGCAGTTAAGATTCAGCTGATTACTCTAGAAAgcataattttattgaaaataccACTATATAAATTTTGTGAGtcgtttattcatttatataatacTATTGTGTTATTAAACATTGTTTGCAAGCGAAAAGGACAAGTTATTCCAAGCAATCAAACCTATATTAGAGCTCTGTTTTATTCTATGGAATTTTGataagatagttatcaaaggtaccaggattataatttagtacaccagacgcgcgtttcgtctaaggtaccaggattataatttagtacaccagacgcgcgtttcgtctacataagactcatcattgacgctcatatcaaaatatttataaagccaaacaagtacaaagttgaagagcattgaggatccaaaattctaaaacgttgtgccaaatacggctaaggttttctatgcatgggataagaaaatccttagtttgtcgaaaaattcaaagattggtaaacaggaaatttataaaaatgaccacattattgatattcatgtcaacacggaagtgttgactactggtctggttataccctcggggacgaaacgtccaacagcagtggcatcgacccagtggtgtaaatagttatcaaaggtaacaggattataatttagtacgccagtcgcgcgtttggtctacataagactcatcagtgacgctcatatcaaaatatttataaagccaaacaagtacaaagttgaagagcattgaggatccaaaattccaaaaagttgtgccaaatacggctaaggttatctatgccttggataagaaaatccttagtttttcgaaaaattcaaagattggtaaacaggaaatttataaaaatgaccacattattgaaattcatgtcaacaccgaagtgttgactactgggttggtgataccctcggggacgaaacgtccaccagaagtggcatcggcccagtggtgtaaatagttatcaaaggtaccaggaatataatttagtacgccagacgcgcgtttcgtctttaaatgctttaaattcggGCGAGCAGCCAGGAAGAATTTAAGAAGATAAACAATGACGTACATATAAGCCTACATGTTTTGTCAGGCGTATGGTATGTCAATCAGTATTTCAAAATTCGAAGTtcttttaattaatattaattttggaGCAGGTCGGTTCCGTGAATTAAAGGATTACGAACATTGCTCTATGGCATACACAACCTTTACATAGAGCGACGGAAGAGGAGACTACCTGATAGATAGCAAGCAAATTTAGATCAGAACACATACTATAGTTTAGAAAGACACACAGTAAAAAGAAAAGTaataaaataccaaactccaagggaAAATACAACTAGGAACTAATGGAAAAACAAAAGCaccaacacatcaaacgaatggaaaataactgtcatattcctgacttagtttAGAGGAATTtccttatgtaaaaaataatggattaaatgtggttttatagctagcaaaacctctcacttgtatgacagtcgcatgatATTCATGTGACAGAGCATTGACAATGTATGGACAGAAATTATACTCTACCGATGCAAGTGAAAAAGTCCCGAAATCTagcaaatgtaacatgaaatgaTCTAAGAAAACGGAATGTTTGATACCGTAGCAGCAGATCTATATAGACAAAAGTCCTTGAAGTGTCACAGCTAATATTGAGTAGGTTATTTATTACTTTTAACATCTCCAGTATATATCAATAAAGACAATACACAATACCTCTCTGGAGATTGATGGTCATATCATAAGTCATGGAGAGaagtaaacaatgaaataattcTGATATGCTCTGCgcttaaaacaaaaattgcaatACATCAATTACTAAAGTATTTGACAGTTAATTTTTAATTGCTAAATATGTTATTGTCCTATTTAGTTCATATTGATTTGACATTGTTTAAGCAAGATAGTTCTGTGTAtactgttttttattttaatttttttttataaataaaacataaggAGAAACATTTATAGTCAATGAAAACCAACCAAAAGACACAAGTTACAAaatatgtttgtatgcagttaGATCGTTTGCGATTGAAAATCAAGATCTACTTTAACTCAGACTTAAGGGGGTTGACagcatttttttgtttgttttagcgGCCATATAGATTCTTCGATActcaatattaattttaaaaagttgattAAAAGAGAAGATATGTAATGTTAGAAATTagtagagaaaaaaacaaaaaacaaaatgaaaagaaaagaaaagaaaaaagattcAAACAGGAATCGTCCGATTTCATAACCGAACCAAGTACAAAACTGAAGAAGAGGACAGTAAACCGCTATTAGTGTGGCTTACCGAATTAGACAGAacaatcaattttttaaattctatatgCCAATGGATCAGTAGAACTGGCAACACTCGTTCCTAACACAACTTGAGGTCGGATAATGATGGTATTACGACTTGAGATTTATTTGAATCAGTTATTTGAAGTTTAAACACGCCTGCATGACGGTATATGATTAAAAAGACATCTTTAGTGTTGGATGTAAAACTTATCTCCAAGATTTGAACATATTAGTTATAATGAAACAGGTGAAATATTAACTTTCTATACCCaatcaaaataatttcaaaaatgttaaaacaatcgAAACGTGACATGGCAAATACAAGTATCTTTAAGAATAGACACATCCAACAAACGCCATTGTGCTCCTCGGAATATATAAATAGCAGATGTAAAGTATAAGTATCAAAAAGAAGAGACTATGCGAATAAATGGTAGTATTGCATAGCAATAttatatttcccacagaaagtaaccaaaagttagcgtgcaataaattccaatattgcactagtgcaataaatcttcaaactttatgacgtcatcaacgacaaatcttagtttaaaccaatttttactttcaaatattatattgctatacaataaaagggttattgcatgaatattgtgaaatattgtgcctcgtagaacatatattgcactcgcaagctcgtgcaatataaaattctactcgggacaatattctccaatattcatgcaataaccctatattatctCCCCGTCCCTAGGAACACAGTTCGTATTGCTTGTTGTATTATTGCTATCAGTATGactcaaaacaaatgcaaaaacttACATAGTCTACAAGGAAAGTTATAACAACAGGCTGTATAATGTTAAATGGCAAATTAAATTTGAGATAAACCCaggtaaatgtaaaatttaatataatagttatcaaaggttccaggattataatttagtacgccagacgcgcgtttcgtctacacaagactcatcagtgacgctataATTGAGAAAAATAGAGATGTGTCAAGACAGTCCGACGTTACACTTGCCACATTATCCGGACTTATTATTTTGACTCTAGCTTGCCAGCCTCTTTTAACTTGTTATTTTATAAAGCAACAACTACCGAATGCAATGTTCTTGCTTTAACATGGACGGGCGAAGGCAATTGAACTTCCACACTCAGAGCGATCTCGAGCTAATTATTATGAATAAGATTACCCTTACCTGACAAGAAATCTCTGATAACACGACAAGTATTGTTATTCCTAGAAGTGCATCGTCCATTCTTAATTTATATGGAAACAGTTTTTTTCCAAGTTATCAATCTGTGTTTTTCACCTTTTTGTCATAGAAAGAATAATTCTTGCTTTAAATTCTATATTCCAACGTGTCAGTTAAACTGGCAACACTCATACCTGTCACATTTGAGGTCTAATGATGACAATATTACGacgttatttttttctttaacccGTTGTATCAAAATTTAAACATCCTTAAACAGAATTTTTATTTTGGATATAAAAAGTCATCTTAAAAAACTAAACATACtcgtttttgtaaaacaaatgaaGGATTAACTCTTCACATCAAATCAATATCATCCACGTAAACTACATATACAATCTGAATGTGACATGGCACATCCAGATACGACACATTCAGATACGACACATCCAGTAAATAATATTATGTTCCTCAGAATATATAAAAATCACATGGAAAATATAAGTGTCATCATGGAGAGACAAATTCAATAAAGAACATTGTAGTCCTCCGAATATATGTAAACGACATGGAAAATATAAGTGTCTTCATGGAGAGACAAATTCAATAAAGAACATTGTAGTCCTCCGAATATATGTAAACGACATGGAAAATATAAGTGTCATCTATATCAGATAAACCCAATAAAAGACATTGTGTTCATGGGAACAAAGTTCGTAGTGTTTGTAGAAATATAGCTGTTAATTGTTTTATCGTCTGAGTAATAATTGTATAATGCTATTATTGACCAATAAGCAGTCTCTAGTGTAACAATGAAAACGTTATAGCTCTATCGATACAATCAGACAAATGTCTGTTGACTCTAATTACAATACCTCTATTTATCGAATAGCATAGCAGTATGATATAAGTTAATTGCTTAATTGTTAACTGGAAATAGTGAGGGTAATATATTTACTTGTGTGGTTCAGTGTACACAAAACAAGGTATTCAGAACATGCAATTtaccatgtatatttaaagaagaaactttttttttaataaaattgattttaagaACAAGTTTTTATGTAGTTTTTCTTTACCGAATTATTTGTCTTAACTCGATATTTTTAttggtttgataaaaaaaacaacttttaagtAAGCCTTATTAGGGAGCAACCACTTACCTtttttgtattggatacctaaacttcacaaaattccgtacaaacaacggtatattgcgggctcatctgcatgttccactaaagaattgtcctttagattgactaaaattctgtccgcaatgaaagagggtcttcagatatactgtgaaactgtttactcgcgtagtgggattaaccatatgtggattcttaaaaactctaaagaacttctgcataattttaaatctcggtctttttctgaaattagttctatcaaaacttttgatttttcaaccttgtataccaccattctccaccgtctaaaagaaataatccacaatgatTTTCTACATTAAAATGGTAGCAaacgctataaatttatcactttgggataccataaggcatattttgttaatagggaacaaaaaggtaaaacatgctacacagaggaacaagtgatcagtatgctggagtttcttattgacaacatatttgttgaatttggaggtagactttttcaacaaattgtctgcattcctatgggaacgaactgtgcgcctctccttgtcgacctcttcttattttcatatgaatcggagttccttcagacacttgtcaaaaacaagaagatcagagaagccaggttatttaatttcactttcagatatattgatgatgttctttccatttacaatccgaacttttctgattgggttctattaaaagagggacgaaagataccaagggacagacaaactcataaatctaaaacaaactgacaacgccatggctaaaaatgaaaaagacaaacagaaaaaacaatagtacacatgacacaacatagaaaactgaagaataaacaacacgaaccccaccaaaaactaggggtgatctcaggtgctccgcaagggtaagcagatcctgctccacacgtggcacccgtcatgtatcttatgtgattacaaatccagtaaatagtctaattcggtaggtcacattcatgaaagggaaggggattgtagttacgacgtaaggaacatatccgatatcatttgtaatatatccaccagaactagaaattaaagagacaacagacacggcttcctctgactcatttttagacttatacctcgaatttgacatacacaatcatctcagtaccagaatctatgacaaacgagacgattttaattttgaaattatcaatttcccccaccttagtagcaatataccaacttcacctgcatatggaatatacattacccaacttattcggtattcaagagcttgcagctcctactcagactttgtaaaacgtcaccagtgtctgagcagaaagttgatgaaccaggggtatgtcaaagaacgtgtcgtcctttttctaaaaaaattcatcggaaggtaccaagaacttgttgataaatataccGTATcgacttcacaaataatacaagatggtcttgaagtatacattttgcgtactgacgttggttatcatcttaagaacgtgttatattattatttaatttgtctttattaatattacttttactgttaagttaGTTTTTTaagatattcatttgacgtgactctgtgcttatgtatcccatcatactttgaacgacaaaattattttattttttaatatttattttccttatgtatcttgtcatactttgaatgacaaaactatttcatttattaatactactttttctgttCAGTCTGTATTTGTGATATCTACTTTACTTGACTCTgtatttatgtatgccgtcatacttaGAACGActaaattattttatgtctacctgtgcgaatttcaaacgcacaattttacaccagtactgaaaaccttccatcctttatgggTGAATTTCACATctataaataaaatcgtataatataaggaAAATGAGGATGtgaaatttgatgtatgcctttttgtgctttttcgttacatttgttgtttttatagtgattaagatgataacacaatgttgactgctgtacccctatttttgagatttttgacatttttacctattgtgtctgtttgttttgttcacgcatcgttaacAATGCAATGGAATTTGGTGCGACTGTCAtaccagtgagaggtttagctagctataaaacaggttcaatccaccattttctacataagaaaatgcctgtaccaagtcaggaatatgacagttgttatccagtcgtttgatgtgtttgaacttttaaatttgccatttgatttgggactttcctttttgaattttcctcggatgcagtattttttgtgtttttaccttttaactaCATGCGGGAAGGGGGTTATGGTTTTAATGTTCGacacagattattttttttcgcgCATAACACAAACattattatttagtttttcaaagctattaatcaaataattttgttcacatttaacactataaggtatggggaaaatctggattcagaaatgtgtttttctcattgaacagaatattttttcatcaattttagaaTCAGAATATTTTGCATCGAAAAAGAAACAATCCTCTTTTTGTAGTTGAATGGTCATTTCCTGAACCCCTTAATCGAGACTCAAAGCATCATCATTGccaaacacataattcatttgaaaatgtctcCCCGAATTGACTGGACATACACAGAAATATGTGTCACTGGTCAatcaacgattcactcataaatgcatttcAAAACACCACAAACATTTCAACCCTTCTTCTTTTTTTGAAAGCCTATGTGATGTATTGCGTAATTGGTTGCGGACGCAGATGGCGGCGGATTCCGGGGGCTGGAACCCCCCTTTTCGGACGATCAAGGTTTGGAACCCATGCATTTTAAAAATCCCTTTATCCGCCTCtggtaatcgagacatctttagtatctttaaaaTAGGTGCAAATAATCAAAATGCCTTTCATCACTGCTGAAAAAGTTGTCCAAGAAATTTTAATTCGATTCTAtgcaatgaacatttaaatgacataaagTTAATAAGTGTGAACAAAATTTATGCACAGGTAACTAAACCAGGTGTATAGATGTAatcaaatttaatgtgaaaccagtgtacattacattaaactaattgtaaacatgttaacTGTTCAtagcgtttggtgtgaacacggcctaatatAATGTAAAGTGGTTTTAGTGTTAACTATTCTAAAATATGGCAGCTGTTTtacattcgttttatgtgtttgagcttatgattttgccattttaaatttttcttgaagttcgcttttttggttattttttcttttgaattggtGTGAATTTGCAATATGACTGATACATACATAGCATGTAATGCTTACACTTTCGATGCCTTTTGTCTCATAACATCTCAGTTATTGTTTGTTACCTTGAGGTGTGGTGTCTCTTTCTTGTCGATTTATGAAATTCAAGAATCGATAAACTTAAGTCGCCTTAATTTATATGCGTTCAACCTGACTTTGTTGTGGTTTGATAAAATGTATCTATGTTGTATCATTTTAATGCATATGCtgtatattaattatataaactaatgtttacaattagtttaatgcggatgcttggtccgtttctgtgtgtgttacattttagtgttgtgtcgttgttctcctcttatatttaatgcgtttccctcggttttagtttgttaccccgattttgttttttgtccatggatttatgagttttgaacagcggtatactactgttgcctttatttgtatacagtttacgatattgtattaatttgtcaTGCAATTACTGCTTTCTTTCAAATTTGGCACTAGCTACGATAAGATTAAACACgtaacaaaatgaaaatttattgttactttttaaaaaaaatgtcagaaagTAATGTCGGTTTCAAGACTGATAAATTTTAACAACAATATTTTTGTCTACGGTTACATAACTTTAATGTTACGCCAATGCATTTCGGTGTCACTAATATATTAAAATCCAacttgaaaatcattttttttctagataaatttatatatataaatacaacatTGCTTACATATTTTCATTGATTATTACGAGAGGCAACTGAAACTATCTTTTATATACATTTGTGGGCATGTCTAAGGCTAAGTCACTCGCATTTTGAAGGACCAGATCACGACAGATAATGCAATGTTTACGTCAGTTTTCCATATATACCATCTTCCAATGGTTGCCATCCTCATAATGAAACgaacttttattattttcatcCTCGAATGATTTCGTTCTATGTAGCCCATGTCCGCTCATAACTTATATAAGGTTTAAATCAACTTTTGATCTCTAACTGAGCATGGCTGAAACAAAATAATGTAATCTCATAATACAAGTCTAGAATATGTGTAAGTGCAATTGATTTTGACAATTATAGCTAAACTGTACctacattcaaaataaaaaaaataacattaaatgaaTTAATAAACTTTAAGGTGTTATCATCAATTTCAACTTTTTCTACAAAACATATACTCTTGAATCGCATCACTATATAGTGCCTCTTAAGGGGTTctcgggtctaaatcatttatataggatttctctatatttttctagaAATGAACTTATCTTATagtaaatagaaaattaaaataaaaaagtggggtcaccgttcatttgcgctcacaatctgccttcgaaagaagcatacatttttgtaaaggtggttgaagtaataggagaaatataggtaatatcgaaataaaaaaagaaatttattacagaaatcgctcaaattttacaataatttagtttaagtacagcttatatggaaattatattaaaaaatatatgtcaccgatgagttaaaaaagatatttcaattctaaAGCCAAAAAAGGGCATTTtcccaccaaagggagataatttggaactttttcaatgatgtacacatttttaatgtcatctggggccaactcgaattgattgttttgaatgatttttgtaccatatgataaagtaacaactacaaaaggtaataaataaaatttgtagtgaaaaacaaatgtttatttttttctaaaatttttataccctcgagcctccttaatcaCTTCCTCCTTTTAATTATGTCGTCTTTTGAGAAACGACAAGACTCTCTTTTTTCTTCTGGGTAAGGCAATAGTAGTTGTTTAATAAATCTAacgttaaaatatccatatcgtAGCCCATTGAAACAAATATTACTGCTAGGTCGGTAAATTATAGGTTCTTAGCCTGCCTTGCATTCTGGCAAATTAAGGTAACAATAAATTTTGTTATGTTTGCAACATATTTGTAGCCGATGCCTTAAAACTTTTTCGATTTAGGCAGGAGTATTTACCAAATCGTGATTGTTCGACTATCAGCCCGCCCGATGGACAATGAATCGTGACGTTCACACAAAGACAAATTACGTTAATAAAACTATATGAAAATAGTGGTTTTCCATTAGATTTGTAATCtgaatcagaaattaaaaaacgTCATCCGTGTCCTCAGAGGGAAAACCCATGTCACAAACAATGATTGTATAAAGGTCTATGCCATTAAATATTTTCCATTGTCGAAAGAAAAACTGCTATCAAACCACATCTTAAATTCAGATTTAATGCTATATTGATTTGGTTTATTTCAGTTTCGATTTCATAATTTAAAATGCATCCTTTTTATATTTCCCAACAGAGAATGAAATGAGCGTATTTGGTATCAAAATTTCGAATTGACCTATATAAGACAGAAAACGACAGGCTCGAAATAAATCGATATTGCGCCTacataataattcaaaagtaaaatgacaGAAAGAAAATACTACCTGATTTAACACGGAGAAAATTAGGAATCCGGGAGATGAAAATGAACAAGTGGGTTTACAAGCCTGGTGCATATGATGAGGGTTTTACTATCCCAGGTTGATACTTCTGCTGTTGGCGGTTTTCTCTCAGATAGATTCACCAAAACTGAATCGTGCACTTCTTTGTTGACCTTAAACCACTAATGTGgtcataatcataaataaacCGTTTACAAAATTTGATTTTCTAGAAATACTATGTTTTTTCTAGACAAAGAAAGGAGTATATTAGCTGAATTTTGCATAACTTTTTAGAAATGGTATAACTATCATACGAATTCTTAGAAGAGGGCCTAGGAGGAGTGCAATTAAGTATACAGTGCTTTCAATCGTTTCCCGCAATGCGAATCCTAAATTGTTGTTTAGATGTAGCAGTCTCGATCCCGACTTTACATTTTAGCAATTATTTTGTAC encodes:
- the LOC139493159 gene encoding uncharacterized protein, encoding MDDALLGITILVVLSEISCQIYEFDSTGACCNGTLGYAFYDMPCSSLKCCDPSETVSVSPVNAALGYVFRCTTRSKVKNKCVKRGNLLISTDEPGIKYGSRICCKGLELEVYFNQPSAAFSVKCVDSSR